TTGCGCTGGACCGGGGCAACGAAGGGGCGGGTGTGGCGCTGGTCGCCGCTCGGCTTGGAGAGGGCGTCCTTGAGGAAGGTCTTGCCCCACTTCAGGAAGTCCCGCGAGCTCGAAGGCGATGGCTTGGGCGGATCGTTCGACATACCGGCCTTATACCCGCCGGACCCCAAGAAAAAGCCCGCTCGCCGAAGCGAGCGGGCCAGGTGGGCTAGACCGAGGCGGGGATCGCGTGGTTCTCCTCGACGGCGATCAGCTTGGACCAGTTGTCGATCTCAGGGCGCCCGGGGGCCGCCGCGTCGCGCATGGGGGTGAAGTAGGCGAGCATCTCGGGGTCGGTGATGGGGGCGAGCTGGTGCTTGCGGAAGGCTGCCACTTCCTCGGCGGTCACGGCCTTCTGGTTGGCCTTGACCCAGGCGACGATCTCTTCGTCGGAGGCTCCCGACTTGATCACCTCGCCGAGGGCGTCGGCATCGAGGCCGTAGGCCGCGATGAAGCGCTTGTCCGCGCCGCAGGGGTAGGCGGTGTACTCGCCGCGGGTGCCGGCGAAGCCGGCGCGGGCCTTGTCGATCAGCCGGGGCAGCCACATGTAGCCGTCGAGCTCGGTGTAGGGGCTGCGGGGGAATTCCTTGGTGAGGTCCAGGGCTTGAGGCACGGTCGTCATCCTTTCGCGTTTGGAGCGCGCGCTGCGCGCGCTTGCTGCTTCTTTACTTACCAAAACGAAGCCGCTCTTGTAAAGCGTAGCGCCATTCCTGGAAGAGGGGCCTCTCCCGCTCAGGAGAGGCCCCAGCGATCCGGTCTAGACCGGCAGCACCGAGCGGCGCTTGGGGGTCGGGGGGATGGCCTTGGACTCGTAGGCGGCGAAGCGCTTGATGAGCTCGTCGCGCAGGAGGTTGGGCTCGACGATCCCGTCGATCACCATCTCCGAGGCCAGCCGGTAGATGTCGATGTCGCGCTGGTACTCCTCGCGCTTCTCGGCGACGAAGGCGGCGCGATCCTCCTCGGGCAGCTCGGCGATCTTGTTGGCGTAGACCGCGTTGATGGCGGCCTCGGGGCCCATGACGGCGATCATGGCCGAGGGCAAGGCCAGGCAGACGTCCGGCTCGAAGGCCGGGCCCGACATGGCGTAGAGGCCCGCGCCATAGGCCTTGCGGATGATGACCGAGACCTTGGGCACCGTCGCGTCCGACACCGCCGAGATCATCTTGGCGCCGTGGCGGATGATGCCCTCGCGCTCGACCTTGGACCCGATCATGAAGCCGGGCACGTCCGAGAGGAAGAGCAGGGGGATGTTGAAGGCGTCGCACAGCCAGATGAAGCGCGCGGCCTTGTCGGCGGTGTCGGTGAAGAGCACGCCGCCCTTGACGCGCGACTGGTTGGCGAGGATGCCGACCGCGCGGCCGCCGATGCGGGCGAGGACCGTGATCAGCTCGGGGGCGAAGAGCTTCTTGATCTCGAAGAGCGAGCCTTCATCGACCACCCGGTCGATCAGGTCGAACGTGTTGAAGGGCTGGTTCTGGTTGGCCGGGATGATCGCCTCGATGTCCTTGCCGGGCTTGGGCTCGATGGCGGGGATGACCGGGGCCTTGCCCGTGAAGTTCTGGGGGAAGAACTCCAGGTAGCGCTTGAGGGCGAGGATGGCCTCCTCCTCGGTGGTGACGAGCACGTCGCCGCAGCCCGAGACCGAGCAGTGCATGCGGGCGCCGCCCATCTCCTCGAGGGAGACCTTCTCGCCGATGACCATCTCGGCCATGCGGGGGCTGCCCAGGTACATGCTGGCGTTCTTGTCGACCATGATGGTGATGTCGCAGAAGGCCGGGATGTAGGCGCCGCCCGCGGCCGCCGGCCCGAACAGCAGGCAGATCTGCGGCACCTGGCCGCTCATCTTGACCTCGTTGTAGAAGATCTTGCCCGCGCCCCGGCGACCGGGGAACATCTCGACCTGGTCGGTGATGCGCGCGCCGGCCGAGTCGTCCAGGTACAGCATCGGCACCTGGAGCTTCATGGCCGTCTCCTGGATGCGGATGATCTTCTCGACGGTGCGGTAGCCCCACGAGCCGGCCTTGATGGTCGAGTCGTTGGCCATGACGCAGACGGTGCGGCCGTTTACCTTGCCGATGCCGGTGTAGACGCCGTCGGCGGGCAGATCACCGGCCAGGAAGTTCGCGAACATGGCGTCCTCGAGCTCGAAGCCCTCGTCGAAGAGGAGCTTGAGGCGATCGCGCACGAAGAGCTTGCCCTTGGCGGCGTTGGCGTCGTGGTACTTGGGGGCGCCGCCCTTCTTGATCGTTGCGATCGCGTCGTGCAGCGTCTTCTCGTCGTGTTGCATGGGGGTCGCGGGGTTCATCGGTTCTCCTTGCTTACTCGCCCAAGTAGACGGGCTTGCGCTTCTCGCGGAAGGCGGCGAGGCCCTCCAGGCGATCCTTGGTGGGGATGATGACGTCGTAGGCGCGGCTCTCGAAGAGCATGCCGGTCTTGAGGTCGGTCTCGCTGCCCGCGTTGACGGCGTACTTGGCCTGCTCGAGGGCGATGGGGCCGTTCTCGGCGATCTTAAGGGCCATGGCCATGGCCTCGTCCATCAGGCGATCGGCCGGATACACCTGCTCGACCAGCCCGATCTCCTTGGCCTCGCTGGCGGGGATCCGGCGGGCGGTGAAGATCAGCTCCTTGGCCTTGCCCTTGCCCACCAGGCGGGGCAGGCGCTGGGTGCCGCCCGCCCCCGGGATGATGCCGAGGCTGGTCTCGGTGAGGCCCAGCATGGCCGAGTCGGCCGCCAGGCGGATGTCGCAGGCGAGCGCAAGCTCGGTGCCGCCGCCGAGCGCCAGCCCGTTCACCACCGCGATGACGGGCTTGCCCAGGTCCTCGATGGCGGTGAAGGTGTCGCGGATGGTCCGGATGAACTCCTTGACCTGGACGGGGGTCATGCCGGCGCGCTCCTTCAGGTCGGCGCCGGCCGAGAAGGCCTTTTCCCCCGAGCCGGTGACGATGACCACCCGAACCTCGGGATCGAAGCGCAGCGCCTCGATGGCCTCGCGGAGCATCAGGAGGGTGGGGAAGCTCAGGGCGTTCATCTTGTCGGGACGGTTCAGCTTGAGGACGGTCACCGGCCCGTGGCGCTCGGTGAGCAGGACTTGTTCCATATCGGACTCCAATACAAAGGGCGCTTGCGGCACGTGGGCTGCCTCGAACACCAAGGTGAAGCTAGACCGCGCAGGCGGCCAGGCGGCTCTTGAGGTAGCGGCTGGGCAGCTCCTTGCCGAGCACCCGCTGCATCATGGCCGAGCAGTCGAGGAGCTTTTCCAGGTCGATGCCGGTCTCGATCCCCATCTCGTGAAGGACGTAGACGAGATCGTCGGTGGCGAGGTTGCCCGAGGCGCCCGGCGCGTAGGGGCAGCCGCCGAGACCGCCCGCCGAGGCGTCGAAGGTGGTGACGCCCGCGTCGAGCCCCGCCATGACGTTGGCGAGGGCCGTGCCGCGGGTGTCGTGGAAGTGCAGGGCGAAGCGATCGAGCGAGACGTCGCGCGACAGGCGCTCCAAGAGGGCGCGGACCTGGACGGGGTTGCCCATGCCCGTGGTGTCGCCGAGGCTCACCTGGTAGACGCCCATCTCGAGCAGCTGGTGCACGATGCGCACCACCGCCTCGGGGTCGACCTTGCCCTCGTAGGGGCAGCCGAAGACCACCGACAGGTAGGCGCGCACGGCCACGCCGTCCGCTCGAGCGGCCGAGGCCACCTCGGCGAGGACGCCCAGGGCCTCCGAGACGCTCTTGTTGATGTTCTTGGCGCTGTGGGTCTCGGTGGCCGACATGAACAGCGCGATCGCGTCCATGCCGGCCTCCATGGCCCGCTGGTAGCCCTTGAGGTTGGGGACCAGGCCGGTGTAGGTGACCCCCGGCTTACGCTTGATCGCAGAGGCGACCTCGACGGCGTCGGCCAAAGGCGGGATCCACGCCGGGTTGACGAAGCTCGTCACCTCGATGTGGCCCAGCCCCGTCTCCGAGAGGCAATCGATGAAGCGAACCTTGTCGGCGGTGGCCACCGGGGTCTTCTCGTTCTGAAGACCGTCGCGGGGCCCCACTTCGACCACGTTCACGCGCTTGGGCAACGCCATCGTCGCCGTCTCCCTTCTGGCGAACTTTGACTACTCGAGCGCGAGGACCACGTCGCCTTCGTTGACGAAGTCGCCGGTGCCGACCTTGATCTCCTTGACCGTGCCGGCGGTCTCCGCCTGAAGATACATCTGCATCTTCATGGACTCGAGGGTGGCCACGTCCTGGCCGGCCTGGACCGCATCGCCGGGGGCGACGAGGATCTCGATGATGGTGCCGGCCATGGTGCTGTTGACGTTGGGCATGGGTGCTAGGTTCCTTTCGTGGAGGGGGGTGTTCGAGGGTTAGACCGAGGCCATCAGCTCGGTCGAGACGAAGTCGGTCGTGAAGGTGCCGGCCTTGAACTTGGGGTGCGAGAGCACCGCGTCGATCATGGCCGCGTTGGTCTTGATGCCCTCGACCTTGAGCGCACCGATGGCGGCCTTGAGCTTGGCGATCGCCTCGGCGCGGTCCTCGCCGTAAGCGATCAGCTTGGCGAGCATGGGGTCGTAGTGGGGGCTGACCACCGTGCCGGGCTCGACCCAGGCGTCGATCCGGATCCCCTCGGGCCACTCGAGCGCGCTGAGGGTGCCGGGGCTCGGCATGAAGGTCTTGGGGTCCTCGGCGTAGAGGCGCGCCTCTACGGCGTGGCCCCTGGGCGCGAGGTCCTCCTGCTTGAGGGTGAGCGCCTCGCCCGCGGCGATCCGGATCTGCCACTGGACCAGGTCGATGCCGGTGGTCAGCTCGGTGACCGGGTGCTCGACCTGGAGGCGGGTGTTCATCTCGAGGAAGTAGAAGTTGCGGTCCTTGTCCACCAGGAACTCGAGGGTCCCGGCGTTGGTGTAGCCGATCGCCTCGGCGGCCTTGATCGCGACCTCGCCCATCATGGCGCGCAGGCCCGCGTCGATGACGGGCGAGGGGGCCTCCTCGAGGACCTTCTGGTGGCGGCGCTGAATGGAGCACTCGCGCTCGTTGAGGTGGACCACGTGGCCGTGGTGGTCGGCCAGGACCTGGATCTCGATGTGGCGGGGCTCGACGACGTACTTCTCGACGTAGAGATCGCCGTTGCCGAAGTAGGCCTTGGCGCGCGCCGCGCACAGCTTGTAGGCCTTCTCGAGCTCGGCGTCGTCGTGGCAGAGCTGCATGCCGATGCCGCCGCCGCCGCCAGCCGCCTTGAGCATCACCGGGTAGCCGAAGAGGCTGGCGAGTGCCTGGGCCTCGGCGACGTCGGCCACGGCGCCGTCGGAGCCTGGCACCACGGGTACGCCCGCTTGCTTCATGATGACGCGGGCCTCGGTCTTGACGCCCATCTTGGCGATGACCTCGGGCCGAGGGCCGATGAAGGCGATCCCCGCCTCGGCGCAGGCCGCGGCGAAGGCGGCGTTCTCGGAGAGCAGGCCGTAGCCGGGGTGGATGGCGTCGGCGCCCGTCTGCCTGGCGGCCTCGATGACCGCGTCCATCTTGAGGTAGCTCTGGACCACGGGCGCCGGGCCAATCGCGACGGCCTCGTCGGCCAGCTTGACGTGGAGGGCGTTGGCGTCGGCCTCGGAGTGGACGGCGACAGTGCGGATGCCGAGGGCCTGGCAGGCGCGGATGACGCGGCAGGCGATCTCGCCGCGGTTGGCGATGAGGATCTTGGAAAACATGCGGTTGGTGACCCCTTCGTCGGTGGCGAAGGGCCGGTTCGGCGCTTCGCCCGGTTGATGCTAGCGACCAGTATACCCCATCCCGTCAGAAAGCAGGAAAGGGGGCTCGTGGCCTCACCTGAGCGGGCTGAGCAGCCGGGTGAGGAAGCTCAGCTGGTCGGCCATGCCCATCACGAGCAGCGAGTCCCCGGCGCGGATGACCTGGTCGGCGTCCGGGTTGGGCGAGACGCGGCCGGCGTGGCGCACGGCGAGCACTCCCACCCCGGTCCGGCCCCTGAGGTCGATGTCGCGCAGGCTCTGCTGGTTGAGCGGGGACCCCTCCGGGATGTCGACCCAGGTGATCTCGGCCTCGCCCAGCGCCTCGACCAGATCGAGGACCTGGGTCGGGTCGAAGGCGTCCTCGAACTGCCGGTAGCGCTTGGTACGGATCTGGTG
The Pantanalinema sp. genome window above contains:
- a CDS encoding DUF5069 domain-containing protein, with amino-acid sequence MPQALDLTKEFPRSPYTELDGYMWLPRLIDKARAGFAGTRGEYTAYPCGADKRFIAAYGLDADALGEVIKSGASDEEIVAWVKANQKAVTAEEVAAFRKHQLAPITDPEMLAYFTPMRDAAAPGRPEIDNWSKLIAVEENHAIPASV
- a CDS encoding acyl-CoA carboxylase subunit beta; this translates as MNPATPMQHDEKTLHDAIATIKKGGAPKYHDANAAKGKLFVRDRLKLLFDEGFELEDAMFANFLAGDLPADGVYTGIGKVNGRTVCVMANDSTIKAGSWGYRTVEKIIRIQETAMKLQVPMLYLDDSAGARITDQVEMFPGRRGAGKIFYNEVKMSGQVPQICLLFGPAAAGGAYIPAFCDITIMVDKNASMYLGSPRMAEMVIGEKVSLEEMGGARMHCSVSGCGDVLVTTEEEAILALKRYLEFFPQNFTGKAPVIPAIEPKPGKDIEAIIPANQNQPFNTFDLIDRVVDEGSLFEIKKLFAPELITVLARIGGRAVGILANQSRVKGGVLFTDTADKAARFIWLCDAFNIPLLFLSDVPGFMIGSKVEREGIIRHGAKMISAVSDATVPKVSVIIRKAYGAGLYAMSGPAFEPDVCLALPSAMIAVMGPEAAINAVYANKIAELPEEDRAAFVAEKREEYQRDIDIYRLASEMVIDGIVEPNLLRDELIKRFAAYESKAIPPTPKRRSVLPV
- a CDS encoding enoyl-CoA hydratase translates to MEQVLLTERHGPVTVLKLNRPDKMNALSFPTLLMLREAIEALRFDPEVRVVIVTGSGEKAFSAGADLKERAGMTPVQVKEFIRTIRDTFTAIEDLGKPVIAVVNGLALGGGTELALACDIRLAADSAMLGLTETSLGIIPGAGGTQRLPRLVGKGKAKELIFTARRIPASEAKEIGLVEQVYPADRLMDEAMAMALKIAENGPIALEQAKYAVNAGSETDLKTGMLFESRAYDVIIPTKDRLEGLAAFREKRKPVYLGE
- a CDS encoding hydroxymethylglutaryl-CoA lyase, with product MALPKRVNVVEVGPRDGLQNEKTPVATADKVRFIDCLSETGLGHIEVTSFVNPAWIPPLADAVEVASAIKRKPGVTYTGLVPNLKGYQRAMEAGMDAIALFMSATETHSAKNINKSVSEALGVLAEVASAARADGVAVRAYLSVVFGCPYEGKVDPEAVVRIVHQLLEMGVYQVSLGDTTGMGNPVQVRALLERLSRDVSLDRFALHFHDTRGTALANVMAGLDAGVTTFDASAGGLGGCPYAPGASGNLATDDLVYVLHEMGIETGIDLEKLLDCSAMMQRVLGKELPSRYLKSRLAACAV
- a CDS encoding biotin/lipoyl-containing protein; this translates as MPNVNSTMAGTIIEILVAPGDAVQAGQDVATLESMKMQMYLQAETAGTVKEIKVGTGDFVNEGDVVLALE
- a CDS encoding acetyl-CoA carboxylase biotin carboxylase subunit, which produces MFSKILIANRGEIACRVIRACQALGIRTVAVHSEADANALHVKLADEAVAIGPAPVVQSYLKMDAVIEAARQTGADAIHPGYGLLSENAAFAAACAEAGIAFIGPRPEVIAKMGVKTEARVIMKQAGVPVVPGSDGAVADVAEAQALASLFGYPVMLKAAGGGGGIGMQLCHDDAELEKAYKLCAARAKAYFGNGDLYVEKYVVEPRHIEIQVLADHHGHVVHLNERECSIQRRHQKVLEEAPSPVIDAGLRAMMGEVAIKAAEAIGYTNAGTLEFLVDKDRNFYFLEMNTRLQVEHPVTELTTGIDLVQWQIRIAAGEALTLKQEDLAPRGHAVEARLYAEDPKTFMPSPGTLSALEWPEGIRIDAWVEPGTVVSPHYDPMLAKLIAYGEDRAEAIAKLKAAIGALKVEGIKTNAAMIDAVLSHPKFKAGTFTTDFVSTELMASV